One stretch of Aeromicrobium fastidiosum DNA includes these proteins:
- a CDS encoding haloacid dehalogenase type II, translating into MTINLADYDALSFDCYGTLIDWEAGIAAVLSPWAAELGLDKSDEDLLLAYADNEAQVEAEHGDWLYSKVLAEAFRRTGQVLDAPVSDEWADKLGGSVPDWPAFEDSTEALTKLAEDYQLIILSNVDRAGFKGSNDRLKVSFDRIITAEDVKAYKPAPQHFEELDVALEDMGIPRERLLHVAQSLFHDHVPAKRHGLPSVWINRRHDRPGWGATPEPSAEFSYDAEYRSMIDFAEAAHAAKH; encoded by the coding sequence ATGACCATCAACCTCGCCGACTACGACGCGCTCAGCTTCGACTGCTACGGCACCCTGATCGACTGGGAGGCCGGCATCGCAGCCGTCCTCTCGCCCTGGGCCGCCGAGCTCGGCCTCGACAAGTCAGACGAGGACCTGCTGCTCGCCTACGCGGACAACGAGGCACAGGTCGAGGCCGAGCACGGGGACTGGCTCTACTCGAAGGTCCTCGCCGAGGCGTTCCGGCGCACTGGCCAGGTGCTCGACGCACCCGTCAGCGACGAGTGGGCCGACAAGCTCGGCGGATCCGTCCCCGACTGGCCGGCCTTCGAGGACTCCACCGAGGCCCTCACGAAGCTCGCCGAGGACTACCAGCTGATCATCCTCTCCAACGTCGACCGAGCCGGCTTCAAGGGCTCCAACGACCGGCTGAAGGTGAGCTTCGACCGCATCATCACGGCAGAGGACGTCAAGGCCTACAAGCCGGCCCCCCAGCACTTCGAGGAGCTCGACGTCGCCCTCGAGGACATGGGCATCCCGCGCGAGCGGCTCCTGCACGTGGCACAGAGCCTGTTCCACGACCACGTCCCGGCCAAGCGGCACGGACTGCCGTCGGTCTGGATCAACCGGCGCCACGACCGTCCCGGATGGGGTGCAACCCCCGAGCCCTCGGCCGAGTTCTCGTACGACGCCGAGTACCGCTCCATGATCGACTTCGCAGAAGCGGCGCACGCCGCCAAGCACTGA
- a CDS encoding oxidoreductase, with product MDPLLEPFSFANLTVKNRVITTAHAPLGYTRDGLMTDRYLRYQEEKAIGGIGLVMFGGSSFVAEDAHSFFESINAGNPRIVENYADLSERLHRHGAKTMVQISHLGRRADDHATWLPTVAPSAIRERAHRTFPKVMEDFDFTRILAAYARAARYAKDGGLDGVEIMASSGHLPDTFFAKRGNTRTDQYGGSVENRARFLIEIVGAIRAEVGDDWAVGARIPGEEPSPDGLQGEDCVEMAGLLAGTGQIDFLNVLYGSGFTHRELADLIPSAGTPLGEKLPLALAIRQAVDVPVFHAGRVADLATARYALREGFVDLIGMTRSHIADPHIVTKLEAGEEERIRPCVGASHCLTGVETLCIHNPATSREAFIPHLTTPTSERLRVVVVGGGPAGLEAARVTAERGHDVTLYEAASQFGGQVLPLSRSARQSEKRSITEWLVGEAKHAGARLLANHYVDEDDLLKLDADVFIIATGGMPNTDLPQGGGDLTLSVVDVLSKAAPSNTSVLIVDDHGAEQALVAAEHFLEGEGNTVEIVTVDEHIGHDVGHTIIPGYKTRLLRGGVTATPDTEVLSVERADGRLKATLRNVLSDAMDERTADVVVVEQGTIAMDDVYLALKPHSRNNGETDLDLFRFGQAQPTHDDRDGRFRLYRVGDAISHRGIHSAIYDARRLCQNL from the coding sequence GTGGACCCTCTGCTCGAACCCTTCAGCTTCGCCAACCTGACGGTCAAGAACCGTGTGATCACGACGGCGCACGCCCCGCTGGGATACACCCGTGACGGCTTGATGACCGATCGATACCTCCGCTACCAGGAGGAGAAGGCCATCGGTGGCATCGGTCTGGTGATGTTCGGAGGATCGAGCTTCGTCGCCGAGGACGCGCACAGCTTCTTCGAGAGCATCAACGCCGGCAACCCTCGCATCGTCGAGAACTACGCCGACCTGTCTGAGCGGCTGCACAGGCACGGTGCCAAGACGATGGTCCAGATCAGTCACCTCGGCCGACGCGCGGACGATCACGCGACCTGGCTCCCCACGGTCGCGCCGTCGGCCATCCGCGAGCGCGCCCACCGCACCTTCCCCAAGGTGATGGAGGACTTCGACTTCACCCGCATCCTTGCCGCGTACGCGCGCGCCGCGCGTTACGCGAAGGACGGCGGCCTCGACGGCGTCGAGATCATGGCGAGCTCGGGACACCTGCCTGACACCTTCTTCGCCAAGCGCGGCAACACCCGCACCGACCAGTACGGAGGGTCGGTGGAGAACCGCGCGCGGTTCCTCATCGAGATCGTCGGAGCCATCCGCGCAGAGGTCGGTGACGACTGGGCCGTCGGCGCGCGGATCCCCGGCGAAGAACCCTCCCCCGACGGCCTGCAGGGCGAGGACTGCGTCGAGATGGCGGGGTTGCTGGCGGGCACCGGGCAGATCGACTTCCTCAACGTTCTCTACGGCAGCGGGTTCACGCACCGCGAGCTCGCCGACCTGATCCCGTCCGCCGGCACTCCCCTCGGCGAGAAGCTGCCCCTGGCCCTGGCCATTCGCCAGGCAGTCGACGTGCCCGTGTTCCATGCCGGCCGCGTTGCCGACCTGGCCACTGCCCGATACGCACTGCGCGAGGGCTTCGTCGACCTCATCGGCATGACCCGCAGCCACATCGCCGACCCGCACATCGTCACCAAGCTCGAAGCCGGTGAAGAGGAGCGGATCCGTCCCTGCGTCGGTGCGAGTCACTGCCTGACCGGGGTCGAGACCCTGTGCATCCACAACCCGGCCACGAGCCGTGAGGCCTTCATCCCCCACCTGACCACCCCCACCTCCGAGCGGCTTCGTGTCGTCGTCGTCGGCGGAGGGCCGGCGGGCCTGGAGGCCGCGAGGGTCACGGCCGAGCGAGGCCATGACGTCACGCTGTACGAGGCGGCCAGCCAGTTCGGCGGCCAGGTCCTGCCCCTGTCGCGATCAGCGCGGCAGTCCGAGAAGCGGTCCATCACCGAGTGGCTCGTGGGCGAGGCGAAGCACGCCGGGGCACGCCTCCTGGCCAACCACTACGTCGACGAGGACGACCTCCTCAAGCTCGACGCGGACGTCTTCATCATCGCCACCGGCGGCATGCCCAACACCGACCTGCCCCAGGGAGGCGGCGACCTGACCCTGAGCGTCGTCGACGTCCTCAGCAAGGCTGCGCCCTCGAACACGTCGGTGCTGATCGTCGATGACCACGGTGCCGAGCAGGCGCTGGTCGCCGCTGAGCACTTCCTCGAAGGCGAGGGCAACACCGTGGAGATCGTGACGGTCGACGAGCACATCGGTCACGACGTCGGACACACGATCATCCCCGGCTACAAGACCCGACTCCTCCGCGGCGGCGTCACGGCGACGCCGGACACCGAGGTCCTCTCGGTCGAGCGCGCCGACGGACGGCTGAAGGCCACGCTCCGCAACGTGCTGTCCGACGCCATGGACGAGCGCACGGCCGACGTCGTGGTCGTCGAGCAGGGCACCATCGCGATGGACGACGTGTATCTGGCCTTGAAGCCGCACTCGCGCAACAACGGCGAGACCGACCTGGACCTCTTCCGGTTCGGGCAGGCGCAGCCCACGCACGATGACCGCGACGGACGCTTCAGGCTCTACCGGGTCGGGGACGCGATCTCCCACCGCGGCATCCACTCCGCGATCTACGACGCGCGTCGCCTCTGCCAGAACTTGTGA
- a CDS encoding NAD-dependent succinate-semialdehyde dehydrogenase: MTIVDHTHTGRSALAAVPTDLLIDGTWRAASDSARMDVINPATEQVITQVADASLVDVQAAVAAAVKAQASWAATAPRARSEILYRAYEEMMRRQDDLALIMTSEMGKPFAEAKGEVAYAAEFFRWFAEEAVRIDGGFSQRPDGTARTMVLRQPVGPCLLLTPWNFPAAMGSRKMGPAIAAGCTMVLKPAPQTPLTSLALAQILQDVGLPKGVLNVVTTSRAAEVIEPVLTGGDIRKLSFTGSTAVGKILLAQAAQQVVRCSMELGGNAPFIVLADADMDVAVEAAMQAKMRNMGEACTAANRMFVHSSVVDEFASRLAERMGALKVGNGMDDGVQVGPMIDAASRDKVLRLAEDAIQRGARVAGGGNASGGTGFFVEPTVLTDVQPGSDLLSAEIFGPVAAIQTFETVDEVLAIANDTEWGLVGYVITQDVDLAFEMSERLEVGMVGLNTGLVSTPSAPFGGIKHSGLGREGGRLGIEEFLDVKYIAMPIRERGRA, from the coding sequence ATGACCATCGTCGACCACACGCACACAGGAAGGTCCGCCCTTGCCGCGGTGCCGACCGATCTGCTCATCGACGGGACCTGGCGGGCGGCGTCCGACTCCGCCCGGATGGACGTCATCAACCCGGCCACCGAACAGGTCATCACCCAGGTCGCCGACGCCTCGCTCGTCGACGTCCAGGCAGCCGTTGCCGCTGCCGTGAAGGCGCAGGCATCGTGGGCCGCGACCGCCCCCAGGGCACGCTCGGAGATCCTCTACCGGGCGTACGAGGAGATGATGCGCCGCCAGGACGACCTGGCCCTCATCATGACGTCCGAGATGGGCAAGCCCTTCGCCGAGGCCAAGGGCGAAGTCGCGTACGCGGCCGAGTTCTTCCGCTGGTTCGCCGAAGAAGCGGTCCGCATCGACGGTGGCTTCAGCCAGCGTCCCGACGGCACGGCACGCACGATGGTCCTGCGCCAGCCGGTCGGCCCGTGTCTCCTGCTGACCCCATGGAACTTCCCGGCGGCCATGGGCTCACGCAAGATGGGCCCGGCCATCGCTGCCGGGTGCACGATGGTGCTCAAGCCCGCCCCGCAGACCCCGTTGACGAGCCTGGCCCTGGCGCAGATCCTGCAGGACGTCGGTCTGCCCAAGGGCGTGCTGAACGTGGTCACCACGTCACGAGCAGCCGAGGTCATCGAGCCGGTCCTGACCGGAGGCGACATCCGCAAGCTGTCGTTCACCGGGTCGACGGCGGTCGGCAAGATCTTGCTCGCCCAGGCCGCCCAGCAGGTCGTCCGCTGCTCGATGGAGCTCGGAGGCAACGCACCCTTCATCGTCCTGGCCGATGCCGACATGGACGTCGCGGTCGAAGCGGCCATGCAGGCCAAGATGCGCAACATGGGGGAGGCCTGCACCGCAGCCAACCGGATGTTCGTCCACTCCTCGGTCGTCGACGAGTTCGCATCCCGCCTCGCCGAGCGCATGGGCGCGCTGAAGGTCGGCAACGGGATGGACGACGGCGTCCAGGTGGGACCCATGATCGACGCTGCCAGCCGCGACAAGGTGCTGCGCCTGGCAGAGGACGCCATCCAGCGTGGTGCCCGCGTCGCCGGCGGTGGCAACGCCTCCGGCGGCACGGGCTTCTTCGTCGAGCCGACCGTGCTCACCGACGTGCAGCCCGGCTCCGACCTGCTGTCGGCCGAGATCTTCGGCCCCGTCGCCGCCATCCAGACCTTCGAGACCGTCGACGAGGTCCTCGCGATCGCCAACGACACCGAGTGGGGGCTGGTCGGCTACGTCATCACCCAGGACGTCGACCTCGCCTTCGAGATGAGTGAGCGTCTCGAGGTCGGCATGGTCGGGCTCAACACGGGCCTGGTCTCCACGCCGTCGGCACCCTTCGGCGGCATCAAGCACTCAGGACTTGGCCGCGAGGGCGGCCGCCTGGGCATCGAGGAGTTCCTCGACGTCAAGTACATCGCCATGCCCATCCGAGAGCGAGGTCGCGCATGA
- a CDS encoding transporter substrate-binding domain-containing protein, with the protein MNRTSVRSTRLIGAAAVAVLLSSVAACGGSSDSSSASGAAGGGSGSEKVDKIAALLPSSVTKDGSIKIAAAAYAPAVSAPTGGSKVPSGWDADLMTAAAGVLGVKADYVMIPFDGIITGLQAERYNTAVGDIGINDDRLKSVSFVLNHTTRDLFVVPTDSKVPDTVETATDACGLSVGVLLGSQEAGFATSAKADCKAAGKDLTIKTFQDQATVNLAVAQGRVDANLTDEGTAGLLLEKSPGKFKTVEVPFVPVLPTGFAFPNNDDTAKITEAFAAAVNHLIETGEYDKITAKYFKDGDKGKVDKAEVYSTTVSGAKTSTK; encoded by the coding sequence ATGAACCGCACCTCTGTGCGCAGCACCCGTCTCATCGGCGCAGCTGCTGTCGCCGTACTGCTCTCTTCCGTCGCCGCCTGCGGTGGATCGTCCGACAGCTCCAGCGCCTCCGGAGCGGCCGGTGGCGGCTCGGGATCGGAGAAGGTCGACAAGATCGCGGCCCTGCTGCCCTCGTCCGTGACCAAGGACGGGTCGATCAAGATCGCCGCCGCGGCCTACGCCCCGGCCGTCTCCGCCCCCACGGGCGGCTCGAAGGTGCCGTCGGGCTGGGACGCAGACCTCATGACGGCTGCAGCGGGCGTGCTCGGAGTCAAGGCCGACTACGTGATGATCCCGTTCGACGGCATCATCACCGGCCTGCAGGCAGAGCGCTACAACACGGCCGTCGGCGACATCGGCATCAACGACGATCGCCTCAAGTCGGTCTCGTTCGTCCTCAACCACACGACGCGCGACCTGTTCGTGGTGCCGACCGACAGCAAGGTGCCCGACACCGTCGAGACCGCCACCGACGCGTGCGGCCTGTCCGTCGGCGTCCTGCTCGGGTCGCAGGAAGCTGGCTTCGCGACCTCGGCCAAGGCCGACTGCAAGGCGGCCGGCAAGGACCTGACCATCAAGACCTTCCAGGACCAGGCCACCGTCAACCTCGCCGTGGCGCAGGGTCGTGTCGACGCCAACCTGACCGACGAGGGAACCGCCGGCCTGCTCCTCGAGAAGTCGCCGGGCAAGTTCAAGACCGTCGAGGTCCCCTTCGTCCCCGTGCTCCCGACAGGCTTCGCCTTCCCGAACAACGACGACACCGCGAAGATCACCGAGGCGTTCGCCGCGGCCGTCAACCACCTCATCGAGACCGGTGAGTACGACAAGATCACGGCCAAGTACTTCAAGGACGGCGACAAGGGCAAGGTCGACAAGGCCGAGGTCTACTCGACGACCGTCTCGGGCGCGAAGACGTCGACCAAGTGA
- a CDS encoding aspartate aminotransferase family protein: protein MSASLSPLLTPATPVVVDHGAGSYVYDADGRSWLDFTTGIGVTSTGHCHPAVVAAAREQVGKLIHGQFTTVRHNPILRLTEMLGDVLPTGLDSVFYANSGSEAVEASLRLARMATGRNNIIAFQGGFHGRTFAAATLTTAGTKFRTGFGALVPGVYSAPFPYALRYGWDEETAVDFALQELDFLLSTTSAVVDTAAFIIEPVLGDGGYLPTPLRFLQGLRERADQHGIVLIVDEVQTGVGRTGTFWGHEPSGIVPDILITAKGIASGFPISAIAASTSLMSKAWPGSQGGTYGGNAVSCAAAIATLGVVESEGLVQNSAAQGERLIAGLREAAASVSTIADVRGRGLMIGIEFTDPDGTPRPDLAAGSQQAAIDEGLLLLTCGTRGNVVRFIPPLIVTSEQVDEGVAAWSKAVAAAGA from the coding sequence ATGAGCGCATCCCTGTCCCCCCTTCTGACCCCCGCCACCCCCGTCGTGGTCGACCACGGCGCCGGAAGCTACGTCTACGACGCTGACGGCCGTTCGTGGCTCGACTTCACGACCGGGATCGGCGTCACCAGCACGGGCCACTGCCACCCGGCAGTCGTCGCCGCGGCACGCGAGCAGGTCGGCAAGCTCATCCACGGCCAGTTCACCACCGTGCGCCACAACCCGATCCTGCGCCTCACGGAGATGCTCGGCGACGTGCTCCCGACCGGGCTGGACAGCGTGTTCTACGCCAACAGCGGCAGCGAAGCCGTCGAGGCGAGCCTGAGGCTCGCCAGGATGGCGACCGGCCGCAACAACATCATCGCGTTCCAGGGCGGCTTCCACGGCCGCACGTTCGCCGCGGCCACCCTGACGACAGCCGGCACCAAGTTCCGCACCGGCTTCGGGGCACTCGTGCCCGGTGTCTACTCCGCGCCCTTCCCCTATGCCCTGCGCTACGGGTGGGACGAGGAGACCGCGGTCGACTTCGCGCTGCAGGAGCTCGACTTCCTGCTGAGCACCACGTCGGCAGTGGTCGACACGGCGGCGTTCATCATCGAGCCGGTCCTCGGCGATGGTGGATACCTGCCCACACCGCTGCGCTTCCTGCAGGGACTGCGCGAACGCGCGGACCAGCACGGCATCGTGCTGATCGTCGACGAGGTCCAGACCGGTGTCGGCAGGACGGGCACCTTCTGGGGCCACGAGCCGTCGGGCATCGTCCCGGACATCCTCATCACCGCCAAGGGCATCGCGAGTGGCTTCCCCATCTCGGCCATCGCCGCTTCGACGTCGTTGATGTCCAAGGCGTGGCCCGGTTCGCAGGGAGGCACGTACGGCGGCAACGCAGTCTCGTGCGCGGCTGCCATCGCGACCCTCGGGGTCGTCGAGTCCGAGGGTCTGGTGCAGAACTCCGCGGCTCAGGGGGAGCGACTGATCGCAGGGCTCCGCGAGGCAGCGGCATCGGTCTCGACCATCGCCGACGTCAGAGGTCGCGGCCTCATGATCGGCATCGAGTTCACGGACCCTGACGGCACCCCGAGGCCCGATCTTGCGGCCGGCTCCCAGCAGGCCGCCATCGACGAAGGGTTGCTGCTGCTGACCTGTGGCACGCGGGGGAACGTCGTCCGCTTCATCCCGCCGCTGATCGTCACCTCGGAGCAGGTCGACGAGGGCGTCGCCGCCTGGTCGAAGGCGGTCGCCGCAGCCGGCGCGTGA
- a CDS encoding aminotransferase family protein, translating into MTDRALWHGQAHMPTSQAHRLTIKGGEGAWLTTSDGQRLLDATASLWHANVGHGRERIARAAYEQMKTLETYHVFGRFANEPALDLADRLADIGPIDGGRVMLTSGGSDSIELACKLARRHWQLEGRPEKTTIVSRETSYHGLHGYGTSIAGLEYNREGYGSQSLIPETLRIPANDIAAATAMLAAHGTENIAAIVFEPVIGTGGIVGPVDGYLAGLQAFARANDILLIADEVITGFGRVGTMFACERYDISPDMVVMAKGLTSGYAPLGAVLVSPRIADRFFDGADAPMFRHGLTYSGHATACVVAQENLDIIEEEGLVERSAHLEDVLARAVAPLADHPLVEEVRSGSAFLAGIQIVADVKGDDVAFECVRRGVLTRTIHANTLQICPPFVATEAEVELIATTIADALDSI; encoded by the coding sequence ATGACCGATCGCGCTCTCTGGCATGGACAGGCTCACATGCCGACGTCCCAGGCCCACCGACTCACGATCAAGGGCGGCGAGGGCGCGTGGTTGACGACCAGCGACGGGCAGCGACTGCTCGACGCGACAGCCAGCCTCTGGCACGCCAACGTCGGGCACGGCCGGGAACGCATCGCCCGCGCAGCCTACGAGCAGATGAAGACGCTCGAGACGTACCACGTGTTCGGACGCTTCGCGAACGAGCCGGCACTGGATCTCGCCGACCGTCTCGCCGACATCGGACCGATCGACGGCGGGCGGGTCATGCTGACCAGCGGCGGCTCGGACTCCATCGAGCTGGCCTGCAAGCTGGCGCGACGCCACTGGCAGCTCGAGGGCAGGCCCGAGAAGACGACCATCGTCAGCAGGGAGACGTCCTACCACGGGCTGCACGGCTACGGCACCAGCATCGCCGGTCTCGAGTACAACCGCGAGGGCTACGGCAGCCAGTCCCTGATCCCCGAGACGCTCCGCATCCCCGCCAACGACATCGCTGCCGCCACCGCGATGCTCGCCGCCCACGGCACGGAGAACATCGCCGCCATCGTCTTCGAGCCGGTCATCGGCACCGGCGGAATCGTCGGCCCCGTCGACGGATACCTGGCGGGCCTGCAGGCCTTCGCTCGCGCGAACGACATCCTGCTGATCGCGGACGAAGTCATCACCGGCTTCGGCCGGGTCGGCACCATGTTCGCCTGCGAGCGGTACGACATCAGCCCGGACATGGTCGTGATGGCCAAGGGCCTGACGTCCGGCTACGCCCCCCTCGGCGCGGTGCTGGTGTCACCGCGCATCGCCGACAGGTTCTTCGACGGCGCGGACGCGCCGATGTTCCGTCACGGCCTCACGTACTCCGGGCACGCCACCGCTTGCGTCGTCGCGCAGGAGAACCTCGACATCATCGAGGAAGAAGGCCTGGTGGAGCGGTCCGCCCACCTGGAGGACGTGCTGGCTCGAGCCGTCGCACCGCTCGCGGACCACCCCCTCGTGGAGGAGGTCCGCTCGGGGTCGGCCTTCCTCGCGGGCATCCAGATCGTCGCGGACGTCAAGGGCGACGACGTGGCCTTCGAGTGCGTCCGCCGTGGCGTGCTGACACGGACGATCCACGCCAACACACTGCAGATCTGCCCCCCGTTCGTCGCCACCGAGGCGGAGGTCGAGCTCATCGCCACGACCATCGCCGACGCGCTCGACTCCATCTGA
- a CDS encoding FAD-binding and (Fe-S)-binding domain-containing protein — protein sequence MTSRAMYSYDASNYRVSPLAVAFPSSVEDVQTLLRTCHDLALPVTVRGGGTSMAGNAIGEGLVIDVSRGLRAIVDIDVDAKTAVVESGVVLDDLNRELVAHGLAFAPDPSSKSRATIGGMLGNDACGNHSVRWGRTSRHVIAVDVLLADGTMLRIGPDGITPVHRRDAAASERAAALESELRAMTQDNLAIMRTELGRIGRQVSGYHVDQMLPENGFNVARALVGTEGTCAIIVRATVQLVEPPAATSLLVLGYADVVDAATDVPLILPFEPTATEGIDDAIVATMIARRGADSVAALPEGRAWLYVELDGATQHDVHVKTENLLHELREAGRLLDGFVVDDPDQRKSLWRVREDGAGLSTRPDVDTQTWAGWEDAAVDPHVLADYLRDFRVLTAEYGLSGVLYGHFGAGCVHVRLTFDIATAEGRDHMVSFVHAAAELVVRHGGSLSGEHGDGRARSELLSTMYSPQMLHLFRRFREAFDPDGLLNPGIIVDPRPLGEDLLPLSTEGFVEAGGRDLLFTYPHDGDFGSAVQRCVGIGRCRSDHGGFMCPSYRATHDEKDSTRGRSRVLQDMVSGALGKDGWSSDAVHDALDLCLSCKACSSDCPVGVDMATYKSEVLQQKYRRRLRPVSHYSLGWLPRWIAITGRISGPVNALLAVRPIRLVAMRLGGVTTARRLPRFASSRRARLAASDANADVLLFVDSFTKGFRPDLVQHAETVLRATGTTVGAAPAGCCALTWTTTGQLTAARRILTETARVLDESGDAPIVVLEPSCAAALKKDLPELVPTDAARRVSARVTTFAAAIDARLDAGWQPPVLPDSVLTQTHCHQHAVFGATSSTKVMNRLGMKTVDVEGCCGLAGNFGFEAQHYETSMAVAAHDLRPKVEALDGGIAVADGFSCQTQISHVSDNDVRAQHLADVLHAALTDNNPQEGAS from the coding sequence GTGACCAGCCGAGCGATGTACTCGTACGACGCCTCCAACTACCGGGTGTCGCCGCTCGCAGTGGCCTTCCCGTCGAGCGTCGAGGACGTCCAGACGCTCCTGCGCACATGCCACGACCTGGCGCTGCCGGTGACCGTGCGCGGCGGCGGCACCAGCATGGCCGGCAACGCGATCGGCGAGGGTCTCGTCATCGACGTCTCGCGAGGGTTGCGCGCCATCGTCGACATCGATGTCGACGCCAAGACGGCGGTCGTCGAGTCCGGCGTCGTCCTCGACGACCTCAACCGCGAGCTGGTGGCCCACGGTCTGGCGTTCGCCCCCGACCCGTCCTCGAAGTCGCGCGCGACCATCGGCGGGATGCTCGGCAACGACGCATGCGGCAACCACTCGGTCCGCTGGGGCAGGACGTCACGGCACGTCATCGCCGTCGACGTGCTCCTCGCCGACGGCACCATGCTGCGCATCGGGCCGGACGGCATCACCCCGGTCCACCGACGTGACGCAGCAGCCTCCGAACGTGCTGCCGCCCTGGAGTCCGAGCTGCGAGCCATGACCCAGGACAACCTGGCGATCATGCGCACCGAGCTCGGCCGCATCGGACGCCAGGTCTCCGGCTATCACGTCGACCAGATGCTGCCGGAGAACGGGTTCAACGTCGCGCGAGCCCTCGTCGGGACCGAGGGGACGTGCGCGATCATCGTCCGCGCGACGGTCCAGCTCGTCGAGCCCCCGGCGGCCACGAGCCTGCTGGTCCTCGGATACGCGGACGTGGTCGATGCGGCCACCGACGTGCCGTTGATCCTGCCGTTCGAGCCGACGGCGACCGAGGGCATCGACGACGCGATCGTCGCGACCATGATCGCCAGGCGAGGCGCGGACTCCGTGGCAGCCCTCCCCGAAGGTCGCGCCTGGCTCTACGTCGAGCTGGACGGTGCGACGCAGCACGACGTCCACGTCAAGACCGAGAACCTGCTCCACGAGCTCCGCGAGGCCGGACGTCTGCTGGACGGGTTCGTCGTCGACGACCCCGACCAGCGAAAGTCGCTGTGGCGAGTCCGCGAGGACGGGGCAGGACTGTCCACCCGACCGGACGTCGACACCCAGACGTGGGCGGGGTGGGAGGACGCCGCGGTCGATCCGCACGTCCTGGCCGACTACCTTCGCGACTTCAGGGTGCTGACGGCGGAGTACGGGCTGTCGGGCGTCCTCTACGGCCACTTCGGCGCGGGCTGCGTGCACGTGCGCCTGACCTTCGACATCGCCACGGCCGAGGGGCGCGACCACATGGTCAGCTTCGTCCACGCCGCCGCCGAGCTCGTCGTCCGGCACGGCGGGTCCCTGTCGGGCGAGCATGGTGACGGACGGGCCCGCAGCGAGCTGCTCAGCACGATGTACAGCCCACAGATGCTTCACCTCTTCCGACGCTTCCGCGAAGCGTTCGACCCGGACGGGCTCCTGAACCCGGGGATCATCGTCGACCCGCGCCCGCTCGGAGAGGACCTCCTGCCCCTGTCGACCGAAGGCTTCGTCGAGGCCGGCGGTCGCGACCTCCTGTTCACCTACCCGCACGACGGTGACTTCGGGTCAGCGGTGCAGCGGTGCGTCGGCATCGGCCGCTGTCGCAGCGACCACGGAGGGTTCATGTGCCCCTCCTACCGTGCGACGCACGACGAGAAGGACTCCACCCGTGGTCGGTCTCGCGTGCTCCAGGACATGGTCAGCGGGGCACTGGGCAAGGACGGGTGGTCGTCCGACGCCGTCCACGACGCCCTCGACCTGTGTCTGTCGTGCAAGGCGTGCTCGTCGGACTGTCCCGTCGGTGTCGACATGGCGACCTACAAGTCCGAGGTGCTCCAGCAGAAGTACCGTCGCAGGCTCCGGCCGGTGTCGCACTACTCCCTGGGTTGGCTGCCACGGTGGATCGCCATCACCGGGCGCATCTCGGGCCCGGTCAACGCTCTGCTGGCCGTGCGACCGATCCGCCTCGTGGCGATGCGACTCGGCGGGGTCACGACGGCACGTCGCCTGCCGCGGTTCGCGTCATCACGCAGGGCGCGCCTCGCAGCCAGCGACGCGAACGCCGACGTCCTGCTCTTCGTCGACAGCTTCACCAAGGGGTTCCGCCCAGACCTGGTCCAGCACGCCGAGACCGTCCTTCGCGCGACCGGGACGACGGTCGGCGCCGCTCCGGCAGGTTGCTGCGCCCTCACCTGGACGACCACGGGTCAGCTGACGGCAGCTCGCCGGATCCTCACCGAGACCGCTCGAGTCCTCGACGAGTCCGGCGATGCGCCGATCGTGGTCCTCGAGCCCAGCTGCGCGGCCGCGCTCAAGAAGGACCTCCCCGAGCTGGTTCCGACCGATGCCGCGCGTCGTGTGTCGGCGCGCGTGACGACGTTCGCGGCGGCGATCGACGCACGGCTCGATGCCGGCTGGCAACCGCCCGTCCTGCCCGACTCGGTGCTCACCCAGACGCACTGCCACCAGCACGCCGTCTTCGGGGCCACCAGCAGCACCAAGGTCATGAACAGGCTCGGCATGAAGACCGTCGATGTCGAAGGCTGTTGCGGACTGGCCGGCAACTTCGGCTTCGAGGCACAGCACTACGAGACCTCCATGGCCGTCGCAGCCCATGATCTCCGGCCCAAGGTCGAGGCGCTCGACGGCGGCATCGCGGTCGCCGACGGCTTCAGCTGCCAGACCCAGATCTCACATGTGTCGGACAACGACGTCCGAGCACAGCACCTTGCCGACGTTCTCCACGCGGCACTGACTGACAACAACCCTCAGGAGGGCGCTTCATGA